atttcaaattttttataaaagtaaattataatacttaaagaaaattaaaagcttacatatgcagtcgaggcccggtcctcgacccatctaTCTTGatcctcctctttcttcttcttcacaatatgcgtctccttgaatagctcatcatgactcattggatgcccatacttcttttcctgaaaataaattaatttagttaataaacagaatagatatacttagaaaagtaaaataatttaagcaattacgtaccaatcttctttttattgtccctaggttgatcgcacctccagtgttcaaggagcctcccttctcggatgtgcgagctttctttcctttttcgctcctctctaagaactctgcggtaagccattgcctttgcaaatcattccacaaattctcaagtaaccagtcaggcctcttgttcttctttctagcatccgagaaagcatccgccaatctcttgcgagctttatgatgaaaatttgcagccacttccgcgctatagcagtcttcccatacacacttgctatgtatttcaaaagttaaatattagatgaaaatatcataattataaattattaaactgtttaaaagaacatttataccttaaattgattgaaaatttactccttcagtgagaatgggcaattagtccaagtcgcataagggccatcataaagctttctgatggcattggtgattatcttcgtagtcttattacccggcctgaacctgcgatttaacaataaaaacacattaatatcttagtaaaaatgttacaaatcaatagacgcaaaaataatgaataacacttacccatcaccctctgggactatgatgatcctgccatatcgatcataatgcactacctcgtcatcaccatccgaagcatgtgtatcagaggcatgtgaagacggtgtaggcgggtcagagctactgcctcgcaggcgaaggcctgcaatagatggagtcgatgatgaagatggttgtgatccctgtgactgcgacatagctggatgcgacccaagtggatgtgataccgatggctgtgacccgagtggctgtgacatggatggatgcgatccatatggctgtgatatgtagggatgtgatccatgtggatgtgatgtaaATGGCTGCGATGCAGATGgttgtgaggcagctggactgtatgtcggacgtatagtcctatggccctgtgatggaagacttggtgtctgaatgaaggtgtacggctcgtgatgctgtggcagctcagtatagccgtgtggtggaggataagacataggcatctctgaaaagggtggacaagagggagtattattttctaccctcctctttcccttcctacccttttctcgaccccgagaactagtagggtcattgttaccttgacccttgcctgccatctgcataatataatacacatttagattgaaacatataagaaattagctataaaacgagagtgctttaaaaaaccaactttttaatcctcatcgacgtattgttcctcgtccgagaattcttcatcctcacttgtttgatcttcatcagttgattcttcgtcctcattttctataattgttacttcatttatatcaacttcttccaatatgcgttcaggatgttccaaatcattttctaactgatcgtccactatttggtgaacatttagatatcgttttgatatgcaacatctaatacattctcgacttccaccctacctacaggcttagtttttattacaacccactaatcggacttattccgccgcaatggataaggagcataatacacttgcctaacgttatgtgcaattatgaaaggatcatagcgatcatactccctcgtatgattaacctcaattatgttgtattggttgtgtactcttgtacctcttgttggatttgagtcaaaccacttgcatctaaagagtatcaatttcttatatggccaacctgtatattctagttgtaatatttctttgatcacaccataataatcaatatctccaacttggttgccattaccaccttgaacccacaccccgctgttgttgctattttatttttagagcaattctctgtatgaaacttataaccattcactacgtacttagatattgttgtgacctgaagcccaggtccccaagatatatctttcaaaaattgatttacaccattatttggattatttacctacatagtgttaaaaaaattcataagttagcacaacttatgaatcaatttttatacattcactacaatatatatatatatatatatatatatatatatatatatatatatatatatatatatatatatatatatatatatatatatacacacacacacacttacaaactgtttgaaccacgtatcaaatctcgtatatacaacatcatggccaaattgacccacgaagtgactgtgacatatcaaatatttttagtagttgcatcaatatgtagtcacagtaaattttatattttgataactaataaatcaatacttacttgagaaatggtacaacttcgggacaatttagcaacacatgaagtgtagctgacttgtactccatatcactcaaacttctctttctaacatccttagaacatcggcctggttgattgaatatggacattggtggatataatggatcattcacacattcgaccgtgtgcctattgggcctattcctagaacatggcacgttactctcaaaataataacaacaaaaatgtgcagtttcctttgcaagataggcttcgcatatagatccttcaatcttattcctctgcttaacaaattgtttgtatttgccaat
This DNA window, taken from Nicotiana tabacum cultivar K326 chromosome 15, ASM71507v2, whole genome shotgun sequence, encodes the following:
- the LOC142169872 gene encoding uncharacterized protein LOC142169872 — its product is MAGKGQGNNDPTSSRGREKGRKGKRRVENNTPSCPPFSEMPMSYPPPHGYTELPQHHEPYTFIQTPSLPSQGHRTIRPTYSPAASQPSASQPFTSHPHGSHPYISQPYGSHPSMSQPLGSQPSVSHPLGSHPAMSQSQGSQPSSSSTPSIAGLRLRGSSSDPPTPSSHASDTHASDGDDEVVHYDRYGRIIIVPEGDGFRPGNKTTKIITNAIRKLYDGPYATWTNCPFSLKE